In one Pseudomonas fitomaticsae genomic region, the following are encoded:
- a CDS encoding DUF3995 domain-containing protein, which yields MTFVLAQWLVTIFAVISLMHLYWAMGGQWAAVAVVPQVPVDNGGMTLRPAFKPSGWITLVVAAALLLIAALVCMRVGWWLPAVHHWALQWVISAIALLMFARAIGDSELVGFFKEVKGSRFARLDTWVYSPLCLILGAGLLAVAWI from the coding sequence ATGACCTTTGTGTTGGCTCAATGGCTGGTGACGATATTTGCGGTGATCAGCCTGATGCATCTGTATTGGGCGATGGGTGGACAGTGGGCGGCCGTGGCGGTGGTGCCGCAGGTTCCGGTGGACAACGGCGGGATGACGCTCAGGCCGGCGTTCAAACCTTCAGGCTGGATCACGCTGGTGGTGGCGGCAGCCCTGCTACTGATTGCCGCACTGGTGTGCATGCGGGTGGGGTGGTGGCTGCCCGCCGTGCATCACTGGGCACTGCAATGGGTGATCAGCGCGATTGCGCTGCTGATGTTTGCGCGGGCGATTGGCGATTCGGAACTGGTCGGGTTTTTCAAGGAAGTGAAGGGATCGCGCTTTGCCCGGCTCGACACTTGGGTTTACTCACCACTGTGTCTGATATTGGGAGCCGGGCTGTTGGCTGTCGCCTGGATCTAG
- a CDS encoding DUF2946 domain-containing protein has product MKFTRTDRSLLAWMLYCCVLFNVFACSIGHGQMVGMQLNGIGGQFCAVDPSTQAPLASNPAEEKLPTLAKAFGCPLCSTGGMGPAFNSSLTLAILPEQHSPPLPVIVSADLPARFIWPSANPRAPPLA; this is encoded by the coding sequence ATGAAATTCACCCGTACTGATCGCTCACTGCTGGCCTGGATGCTCTATTGCTGCGTCCTGTTCAACGTGTTCGCCTGCAGCATCGGTCACGGACAAATGGTCGGCATGCAGCTCAACGGTATCGGCGGCCAGTTCTGCGCCGTCGACCCGAGCACCCAGGCGCCGCTCGCCTCGAATCCCGCCGAAGAAAAACTGCCGACCCTGGCCAAAGCGTTCGGCTGTCCGCTGTGCTCCACTGGCGGCATGGGCCCGGCGTTCAACTCCAGCCTGACCCTGGCGATCCTGCCGGAACAACACAGCCCGCCGCTGCCGGTCATCGTCAGCGCCGACCTCCCTGCCCGCTTCATCTGGCCTTCGGCCAACCCTCGCGCCCCGCCGCTCGCCTGA
- a CDS encoding TonB-dependent receptor — protein sequence MKQLTLLASLCGCLSVNVWAQSTVDLAPITIDGESGAEPGLTLDQSSGMASRLGLSVRDTPASVAIANRNDIERHGSQNFQDAANTLPGVNASAPPGFGGFVSYRGFTSSQITQMFNGVNVSGGLARPVDSWIYDRVELVGGPSSLINGAGSVGGSLNYVTKLATRDEQAIEGRVSYGTYDTTETAFGLNHALTEPGADVQHYARLDVSHNTSNGYIDRQERDAWSVAFSLLSDLTPNLSHTLALEYQDEHEDSPYWGTPVLNPKAGELKIDKHNRFNNYNVEDGRYEQRTIWVRSIIDYRINDSTTLRNTLYHLDSQRDYRNLETYQYNADNSAVNRSTAYQVRHQGEQNGNQFELRHDNTLFGLDTTWSGGFEYKVNQTTNSPLNVKGASTVNPNNYRPGHFYDIPGTMPGFVSDKTNEVTTKALFAENRLALTDELSLLTGLRYDDIDLDVTNHRTVTASNPRHLKRSWEPVTGRVGLTYQFIPSANVYVQYSTAAEQPNGTQDFDVSTGKQWEIGSKFDYLNGRGSATVAAYTIERKDFAVTDPLDPTSSIPVGQQTSKGIEIASSLRITDKLLAEGNFAWVDAQYDEFNEKNAAGVVVSRKGNTPTNVPDRVGNLWLTYDFSPQWQGGVDARYVASVYADNANTMTVPSYTLFGSFLSYKVDSHTTVTGRVRNLTNEVYAEFAHVSPAYYLGTPRTFELAVQTRF from the coding sequence ATGAAACAACTTACCTTGCTGGCGAGCCTCTGCGGCTGCCTGTCCGTCAACGTCTGGGCGCAATCCACCGTGGATCTGGCGCCGATCACCATTGACGGCGAATCCGGTGCCGAACCCGGCCTGACCCTCGACCAGTCCAGCGGCATGGCCTCGCGCCTTGGCCTCAGCGTGCGCGACACCCCGGCATCGGTGGCGATCGCCAACCGCAACGACATCGAACGTCACGGTTCACAAAATTTTCAGGACGCGGCCAACACCTTGCCGGGTGTGAACGCCAGTGCGCCGCCGGGCTTTGGCGGATTCGTCTCCTATCGCGGTTTCACCAGCAGCCAGATCACCCAGATGTTCAACGGGGTCAACGTTTCCGGCGGACTGGCGCGCCCCGTGGATTCGTGGATTTATGACCGGGTGGAACTGGTCGGCGGTCCTTCGTCGCTGATCAACGGCGCCGGCTCGGTCGGTGGCTCGCTGAACTACGTGACCAAACTGGCCACCCGCGACGAGCAGGCTATCGAAGGCCGAGTCAGTTATGGCACCTACGACACCACCGAAACCGCATTCGGCCTCAACCACGCGCTGACCGAACCCGGTGCCGACGTGCAGCACTACGCGCGCCTCGACGTCAGCCACAACACCAGCAACGGCTACATCGACCGCCAGGAGCGCGATGCCTGGAGCGTGGCGTTCTCGTTGCTCAGCGATCTGACGCCGAACCTGTCGCACACCCTGGCCCTGGAATATCAGGACGAGCACGAGGACAGCCCGTACTGGGGCACGCCGGTGCTCAACCCCAAGGCCGGCGAACTGAAGATCGACAAGCACAACCGCTTCAACAACTACAACGTCGAGGACGGGCGCTACGAGCAGCGGACAATCTGGGTGCGTTCGATCATCGACTACCGGATCAACGACAGCACCACCCTGCGCAACACCCTCTATCACCTCGACAGCCAGCGCGACTACCGCAACCTGGAAACCTATCAATACAACGCCGACAACAGCGCCGTGAACCGATCCACCGCGTATCAGGTTCGACATCAGGGCGAGCAGAACGGCAACCAGTTCGAACTGCGCCACGACAACACCCTGTTCGGTCTCGACACCACTTGGTCCGGCGGTTTCGAGTACAAGGTCAACCAGACCACCAACTCGCCGCTGAACGTCAAAGGCGCCAGCACGGTGAACCCGAACAACTACCGACCGGGGCATTTCTATGACATCCCCGGAACGATGCCGGGTTTCGTCAGCGACAAGACCAACGAAGTCACCACCAAAGCGCTGTTCGCCGAAAATCGTCTGGCACTGACCGACGAGCTTTCGCTGCTCACCGGCCTGCGCTACGACGACATCGACCTCGACGTCACCAACCATCGCACAGTGACCGCGAGCAACCCGCGTCATTTGAAGCGCAGCTGGGAACCGGTCACCGGGCGCGTCGGCCTGACATACCAGTTCATTCCGTCAGCCAATGTCTACGTGCAATACAGCACCGCCGCCGAACAACCCAATGGCACCCAGGACTTCGATGTCTCGACCGGCAAGCAATGGGAAATCGGCAGCAAGTTCGACTACCTGAACGGCCGCGGCTCGGCGACAGTGGCCGCGTACACCATCGAGCGCAAAGACTTCGCGGTGACGGATCCACTGGATCCGACCAGCAGCATTCCGGTCGGCCAGCAGACTTCGAAGGGCATCGAGATTGCCAGCTCGCTGCGGATCACCGACAAGTTGCTGGCCGAAGGCAACTTCGCCTGGGTCGATGCGCAATACGACGAGTTCAACGAGAAGAACGCCGCCGGCGTGGTGGTTTCCCGCAAGGGCAACACACCGACCAACGTTCCGGACCGCGTGGGCAATCTGTGGCTGACCTATGATTTCTCGCCGCAATGGCAAGGCGGGGTCGATGCGCGGTACGTGGCATCGGTGTATGCGGACAATGCCAACACCATGACCGTGCCGTCGTACACGCTGTTTGGCAGCTTCCTCAGCTACAAGGTGGATTCGCACACGACCGTGACCGGGCGGGTACGCAATCTGACGAACGAGGTGTATGCCGAGTTCGCCCATGTGTCGCCGGCGTATTACCTCGGCACACCGCGCACCTTTGAGCTGGCAGTGCAGACGCGATTCTGA
- a CDS encoding ABC transporter substrate-binding protein — MNGFRRLLAAGLTTFGLMTTVPAVSAAQAPIHFADLNWESGSLITDVLRIIVEKGYGLPTDTLPGTTITLETALANNDIQVIGEEWAGRSPVWVKAEAEGKVASLGDTVKGATEGWWVPEYVIKGDPAKGIKPLAPDLRSVSDLKKYKDVFKDPETPSKGRFLNSPIGWTSEVVNKQKLTAYGLQDDFVNFRSGSGAALDAEISSSIRRGKPVLFYYWSPTPLLGKFKLIQLEEPPFDAEAWKTLTDADNPNPKPTRSLASKLSIGVSTPFRKQYPQIAEFFSKVDFPIDDLNKALAEMSEKHTPPRDAAVAFMKAHPDVWQAWLPKDVAQKVQAGL, encoded by the coding sequence ATGAACGGATTTCGACGGTTGCTGGCCGCTGGCCTGACCACCTTCGGCTTGATGACGACGGTGCCTGCGGTGAGCGCGGCACAGGCGCCGATCCACTTTGCCGACCTGAACTGGGAAAGCGGCAGCCTGATCACCGATGTCCTGCGCATCATCGTCGAGAAGGGCTACGGCCTGCCGACCGATACCTTGCCGGGCACCACCATCACCCTTGAGACCGCACTGGCCAACAATGACATTCAGGTCATCGGCGAAGAGTGGGCCGGGCGAAGTCCGGTATGGGTCAAGGCCGAGGCCGAAGGCAAGGTCGCCAGTCTGGGCGACACGGTCAAGGGCGCCACCGAAGGCTGGTGGGTGCCGGAATACGTGATCAAGGGCGATCCGGCAAAGGGCATCAAGCCATTGGCACCGGACCTGCGCAGCGTCAGCGATCTGAAGAAGTACAAGGACGTGTTCAAGGACCCGGAGACCCCGAGCAAGGGCCGGTTCCTCAACAGCCCGATCGGCTGGACGTCGGAGGTGGTGAACAAGCAGAAGCTCACGGCTTACGGCTTGCAGGACGATTTCGTCAATTTCCGCAGCGGCTCCGGTGCGGCACTGGATGCCGAAATCAGTTCATCAATCCGCCGGGGCAAACCGGTGCTGTTCTATTACTGGTCGCCAACGCCGTTGCTCGGCAAGTTCAAGCTGATTCAACTGGAGGAACCGCCGTTTGATGCCGAGGCGTGGAAGACCCTGACCGACGCCGACAATCCCAATCCGAAACCGACCCGTTCACTGGCCTCGAAGCTGTCGATCGGGGTGTCTACGCCGTTCCGGAAGCAGTACCCGCAGATTGCCGAATTCTTCAGTAAGGTCGATTTTCCTATTGATGATCTGAACAAGGCGTTGGCCGAGATGAGCGAGAAGCACACGCCGCCCCGGGACGCAGCGGTGGCGTTCATGAAGGCGCATCCGGATGTGTGGCAGGCGTGGCTGCCGAAGGATGTGGCGCAGAAGGTGCAGGCAGGTCTGTAG
- a CDS encoding DUF2789 family protein — protein sequence MELPAYTLTTLFDQLGLPSEETAIDDFIEAHPLEADTKLIDADFWSPQQAQLLKEWLRADGEEAVMVDELNVRLHRGK from the coding sequence ATGGAACTGCCTGCCTACACCCTGACAACCCTGTTCGATCAATTAGGGCTGCCCTCGGAGGAAACCGCGATTGATGATTTCATCGAAGCCCATCCGCTGGAAGCCGATACCAAGTTGATCGACGCCGACTTCTGGAGCCCGCAACAGGCGCAGTTGCTCAAGGAATGGCTGCGTGCCGATGGCGAAGAAGCGGTGATGGTCGACGAACTGAATGTGCGCCTGCACCGGGGCAAATGA
- a CDS encoding methyl-accepting chemotaxis protein encodes MTRDGSLVAALPAPVVLPKNRWLTPTLQSIALMLLLAGMTLGEWPLYVGMPLAVLIVWLPRLRSRAVPDVQPVDSNSAMSELTRDLSYTTSHNALSAAGVAFSVKELAGKLQSQLDAAAQIVNNAEVMIATEQATSQLSREALGAASEAHHSSAAGRTELVDSISRMHQLSQRANASRELIEALSQRSDDIQRVTLVIQSIASQTNLLALNAAIEAARAGEHGRGFAVVADEVRGLAARTATATGEVGEMVADIQQRTAQVVEQIRQLSDDLHTGVEQVEHTGQHLENIARLAAGVETQVGEIARGAETNREQLDSLFTAIEQMRSDLAISDQQTRRLAEAAVQMEGQAETISERLAEVGLDDYHQRIYDLAREGASQIAARFEADVEQGRISLEDLFDRQYQPIPDTQPAKFQTRFDRYTDQVLPAIQEPLLPRHEGLVFAIACTQQGYVPTHNQAFSQPLTGDVQVDTVNNRTKRKFSDRTGIRCGSHQQPVLLQTYTRDTGELMHDLSVPIIVKGRHWGGLRLGYKPETPR; translated from the coding sequence ATGACGAGAGATGGATCTCTGGTTGCGGCTCTGCCTGCACCAGTTGTTTTGCCGAAGAATCGCTGGCTGACGCCGACCCTGCAAAGCATCGCCCTGATGTTGTTGCTGGCCGGGATGACTCTGGGCGAATGGCCTTTGTACGTGGGCATGCCGCTGGCGGTGCTGATCGTCTGGCTGCCGCGCCTGCGTTCCCGGGCGGTTCCCGATGTTCAACCGGTCGACAGCAACAGCGCGATGTCCGAGCTGACTCGCGACCTTTCCTACACCACCAGTCATAACGCGCTGTCAGCCGCTGGGGTGGCGTTTTCCGTCAAGGAGCTGGCCGGCAAGCTGCAATCGCAACTCGACGCCGCCGCGCAGATCGTCAACAACGCTGAAGTCATGATCGCCACCGAGCAAGCCACTTCGCAGCTCAGCCGCGAGGCATTGGGCGCTGCCAGCGAAGCTCATCACAGCAGCGCGGCGGGGCGCACCGAACTGGTGGATTCCATTTCGCGCATGCATCAGCTCAGCCAGCGCGCCAATGCCAGCCGCGAACTGATCGAAGCCTTGAGCCAGCGCAGCGACGACATTCAGCGCGTGACGCTGGTGATTCAGTCCATCGCCAGTCAAACCAATCTCCTGGCATTGAACGCCGCCATCGAAGCGGCCCGGGCCGGTGAGCACGGTCGCGGTTTTGCGGTGGTGGCGGATGAAGTGCGCGGTCTGGCGGCCCGTACCGCGACGGCCACCGGCGAAGTGGGCGAGATGGTCGCCGACATCCAGCAACGCACGGCGCAGGTTGTGGAGCAAATTCGCCAGCTCTCCGACGACTTGCACACTGGCGTCGAGCAAGTCGAACACACCGGTCAGCACCTGGAAAACATCGCGCGACTGGCGGCCGGGGTTGAAACCCAGGTTGGCGAAATCGCCCGGGGCGCAGAAACCAATCGCGAACAACTCGACAGTCTGTTCACCGCCATCGAGCAGATGCGCAGCGATCTGGCGATCAGCGACCAACAGACCCGACGCCTGGCCGAGGCCGCCGTGCAAATGGAAGGGCAGGCGGAAACTATCAGCGAACGTCTGGCCGAAGTCGGGCTGGATGACTATCACCAGCGCATCTACGACCTTGCCCGTGAAGGGGCCAGCCAGATTGCCGCGCGGTTCGAGGCCGATGTCGAGCAAGGGCGCATCAGCCTTGAAGACCTGTTCGACCGCCAGTATCAGCCGATTCCCGACACCCAGCCCGCCAAGTTCCAGACCCGTTTCGACCGCTACACCGATCAGGTACTGCCGGCCATTCAGGAGCCGTTGCTGCCGCGCCACGAAGGCCTGGTGTTCGCCATCGCCTGCACGCAGCAGGGTTATGTGCCGACCCACAATCAGGCGTTCAGCCAGCCGCTGACCGGAGATGTGCAGGTCGATACCGTCAACAATCGCACCAAACGCAAATTTTCCGACCGCACCGGCATCCGCTGCGGCAGCCATCAGCAACCGGTGCTGTTGCAGACCTACACCCGCGATACCGGCGAGCTGATGCACGATCTGTCGGTGCCGATCATCGTCAAGGGTCGCCACTGGGGCGGGTTGCGTCTGGGCTACAAACCGGAGACGCCGCGCTGA
- a CDS encoding TraR/DksA family transcriptional regulator, translating to MTKDKLLAMPADDYMNAEQHAFFSELLQNMKVETHERIEQNRIAIESLDTPADPADAASVEEERTWLVNAIDRDQRMLPQLEQALERIKEDSFGWCDDSGEPIGLKRLLISPTTKYCIEAQERHEQIDKHQRQA from the coding sequence ATGACAAAGGACAAGTTGCTGGCCATGCCGGCAGATGACTACATGAATGCCGAGCAACACGCTTTCTTCAGCGAGCTGTTGCAGAACATGAAAGTCGAAACCCATGAGCGCATTGAGCAGAACCGTATTGCCATCGAAAGCCTGGACACCCCGGCTGACCCGGCGGACGCCGCATCGGTGGAAGAAGAGCGCACTTGGCTGGTAAACGCGATCGATCGCGACCAGCGCATGCTGCCGCAACTCGAGCAGGCCCTTGAGCGTATCAAGGAAGACAGCTTTGGCTGGTGCGACGACAGCGGCGAGCCGATCGGCCTGAAACGCCTGCTGATCAGCCCGACCACCAAGTACTGCATCGAAGCTCAAGAGCGTCACGAGCAGATCGACAAGCACCAGCGTCAGGCCTGA
- a CDS encoding glutathione S-transferase codes for MKLIGMLDSPYVRRVAISAKCLGIELEHDPVSVFRHFERFQQINPVVKAPTLVLDDGEVLIDSTLILDYLEALSGKTLLPAELPQRVKALRLIGLGLAACEKAVQLYYERNLRPADIQYQPWVERVEGQLAAAFTALEHELETHPLPTNGPLQQNGITLAVAWSFTGLVVPDQIDADRFPRIAQYTAYAESTQAFISTPMT; via the coding sequence ATGAAACTGATCGGCATGCTGGACTCCCCTTATGTGCGCCGCGTGGCGATTTCCGCCAAGTGCCTGGGGATCGAACTGGAACACGACCCGGTCTCGGTGTTCCGTCACTTCGAGCGCTTCCAGCAGATCAATCCGGTGGTCAAGGCACCAACCCTGGTACTCGATGACGGCGAAGTGCTGATCGACTCGACCCTGATCCTCGACTACCTCGAAGCCCTGTCCGGCAAAACCCTGCTACCCGCCGAACTGCCGCAACGGGTCAAAGCCCTGCGCCTGATCGGCCTCGGCCTCGCCGCCTGCGAAAAAGCCGTGCAACTCTACTACGAACGCAACCTGCGCCCGGCCGACATTCAATACCAGCCGTGGGTCGAACGCGTCGAAGGCCAACTCGCCGCCGCCTTCACCGCCCTCGAACACGAACTCGAAACACACCCGCTGCCCACCAACGGCCCCCTCCAGCAGAACGGCATCACCCTCGCCGTCGCCTGGAGCTTCACCGGCCTCGTCGTCCCCGACCAGATCGACGCAGATCGCTTCCCGCGCATCGCCCAATACACCGCGTACGCCGAAAGCACCCAGGCGTTCATCAGCACCCCGATGACCTGA
- a CDS encoding DNA alkylation repair protein — MSTTETAAPALKEIFNAERLQHIATEMSAVYPAFKAKAFLKYANDGLAELSVMQRMARVSESLHHVLPLDYADSLAVLRELAPRLNSGFVSMCLPHYVASYGAHAFDTSMEALKYFTTFGSSEFAIRHFLRSDLERSLELMHDWARDENHHVRRLASEGSRPRLPWSFRLEPVQADPLLAAGILDRLKADESLYVRKSVANHLNDVTKEHPEWVLDTVEGWSLENRHTAWIARHALRSLIKQGNSRALTVIGAGAKAEIELLDVKVEPAVVRLGETITLSFTVKSLVPVEQRLVIDYAIDYVKANGGTSAKVFKLKTLELAGFGSEVVARRQVIKDFTTRKHYAGVHAVHVVVNGERLGSTAVEINC; from the coding sequence ATGAGCACCACAGAAACCGCCGCCCCGGCCCTCAAAGAAATCTTCAACGCCGAACGCCTGCAACACATCGCCACAGAAATGAGCGCCGTGTACCCGGCGTTCAAGGCCAAGGCCTTTCTCAAGTACGCCAACGACGGCCTGGCCGAACTCTCCGTCATGCAGCGCATGGCCCGCGTCAGCGAAAGCCTGCACCACGTGCTACCGCTGGATTACGCAGATTCCCTCGCTGTCCTGCGCGAACTCGCCCCACGCCTGAACAGCGGCTTCGTCAGCATGTGCCTGCCGCACTACGTCGCGAGCTACGGCGCGCACGCGTTCGACACATCAATGGAAGCCCTGAAGTACTTCACCACCTTCGGCTCCTCCGAATTCGCCATCCGCCACTTCCTGCGCAGCGACCTGGAGCGCTCGCTGGAACTGATGCACGACTGGGCGCGAGATGAAAACCACCACGTCCGAAGACTCGCCAGCGAAGGCAGCCGCCCTCGCTTGCCGTGGTCGTTTCGACTGGAACCGGTGCAGGCTGATCCGCTGTTGGCTGCCGGGATTCTTGACCGGTTGAAGGCGGATGAAAGTTTGTACGTGCGCAAGTCCGTGGCGAATCATTTGAATGATGTGACCAAGGAACATCCAGAGTGGGTACTCGATACGGTTGAGGGGTGGTCGCTGGAGAACAGGCACACGGCGTGGATTGCCAGACATGCGCTGCGCAGTTTGATCAAACAGGGGAATTCGCGGGCGCTCACGGTTATCGGCGCTGGAGCGAAGGCTGAGATTGAGTTGCTGGATGTGAAAGTGGAGCCGGCGGTTGTGCGGCTTGGGGAGACGATTACTTTGTCGTTTACGGTGAAGTCGTTGGTTCCGGTGGAGCAGCGGTTGGTGATTGATTATGCGATTGACTATGTGAAGGCGAATGGCGGGACTTCGGCCAAGGTTTTCAAGTTGAAGACGCTGGAGTTGGCGGGGTTTGGGAGTGAGGTTGTGGCGCGGCGGCAGGTGATTAAGGATTTCACTACGCGCAAGCACTATGCGGGGGTACATGCGGTGCATGTGGTGGTAAATGGGGAGCGGTTGGGGAGTACAGCGGTTGAGATCAATTGCTGA
- a CDS encoding DUF6124 family protein, with amino-acid sequence MIKPTPNPPETDPVSPYKFPDSRTLNEAAERALDHYLTPQQRVMGSHHKHDPMYLANPAYDTESLLANASESLGSASEMLNNFAATLEPAHRKTAIGIAQIVMLGELAVNQALDNVELKT; translated from the coding sequence ATGATCAAACCGACACCGAATCCCCCGGAAACCGATCCGGTTTCCCCCTACAAATTCCCCGACTCCCGAACCCTGAACGAGGCAGCCGAACGCGCGCTCGACCATTACCTCACTCCGCAGCAACGGGTCATGGGGAGTCATCACAAACACGATCCGATGTATTTGGCCAATCCGGCGTACGACACTGAATCACTGCTCGCCAACGCCAGCGAATCTCTCGGTTCGGCCAGCGAGATGCTCAACAACTTTGCGGCCACGCTGGAGCCCGCTCACCGTAAGACCGCGATAGGGATTGCGCAGATTGTGATGCTCGGGGAGTTGGCGGTGAATCAGGCGTTGGATAACGTCGAACTGAAAACTTAA
- a CDS encoding antibiotic biosynthesis monooxygenase family protein, giving the protein MIYEIALLPVHAERVDEFRRAFAEVAPLLRRATGYGGHMLAQGIETPERFNLIVRWESLEAHTEFEAGEDHRVFMLGLEGYFSEEPQVYHIEGAGFTAREGDEPIWPGN; this is encoded by the coding sequence ATGATTTATGAGATCGCTTTGCTGCCTGTTCACGCAGAACGTGTTGATGAATTCAGGCGTGCATTTGCCGAGGTTGCGCCTTTGCTCCGCCGCGCAACAGGGTACGGCGGGCACATGCTTGCGCAGGGGATTGAAACGCCGGAGCGGTTCAATCTGATCGTGCGGTGGGAGTCGCTTGAGGCTCATACGGAGTTTGAGGCGGGGGAGGATCACAGGGTCTTTATGTTGGGGCTGGAGGGGTATTTTTCGGAGGAGCCGCAGGTTTATCACATTGAGGGGGCGGGTTTTACTGCCCGTGAAGGTGATGAGCCTATTTGGCCCGGAAACTGA
- a CDS encoding zinc-dependent alcohol dehydrogenase family protein — protein sequence MKAMLLESFGNPESFELCDVPKPVPEAGQVLVRVHATSINPLDYQVRRGDYPDLVQLPAITGHDVSGVVEAVGPGVTAFAPGDEVWYTPQIFDGPGSYAEYHVASASIIGKKPSSLSHLEAASLSLVGGTAWEALIVRAALRVGESILIHGGAGGVGHVAIQLAKAMGAKVFTTARESNAEFVRRMGADVIIDYENENYVDAILRETDGLGVDVVFDTIGGDTLARSPDVLAQLGRVVSIVDIAKPQNLVQAWGKNASYHFVFTRQNRGKLDELSALVERGQLRPHVGAVYSLAEIPLAHARLESPNNGLQGKIAIAVEPSLQAGSVGDAS from the coding sequence ATGAAAGCGATGCTGCTTGAATCATTTGGCAACCCGGAATCGTTCGAACTCTGCGATGTACCCAAACCCGTGCCGGAAGCGGGGCAAGTGCTGGTCCGGGTACACGCCACCTCAATCAATCCACTGGATTACCAGGTCCGGCGCGGCGACTATCCCGACCTGGTGCAACTGCCGGCCATCACCGGACATGACGTCTCCGGCGTAGTCGAAGCGGTCGGCCCCGGCGTGACGGCTTTCGCCCCCGGAGACGAAGTCTGGTACACGCCGCAAATCTTCGACGGCCCTGGCAGCTATGCCGAGTATCACGTAGCGTCCGCCAGCATCATCGGGAAAAAGCCTTCCTCGCTGAGCCATCTAGAAGCCGCCAGCCTGAGCCTGGTCGGCGGGACGGCATGGGAAGCCCTGATCGTGCGGGCAGCGCTCAGAGTCGGCGAGAGCATTCTGATCCACGGCGGCGCGGGAGGCGTCGGACACGTCGCCATCCAGCTCGCCAAAGCGATGGGCGCCAAAGTGTTCACCACCGCACGCGAATCAAACGCCGAGTTTGTCCGACGCATGGGCGCCGATGTGATCATCGACTACGAAAATGAAAACTACGTCGACGCCATCCTGCGAGAAACCGATGGCCTCGGAGTGGACGTGGTGTTCGACACCATCGGCGGCGACACCCTCGCGCGCAGTCCCGACGTCCTCGCACAACTTGGCCGCGTGGTCTCGATCGTCGACATCGCCAAACCACAAAACCTCGTTCAGGCCTGGGGCAAGAACGCGAGTTATCACTTCGTCTTCACTCGCCAGAACCGCGGCAAGCTCGATGAATTGAGTGCCCTGGTGGAGCGCGGTCAACTGCGGCCACATGTTGGCGCGGTGTATTCGCTTGCCGAGATTCCGCTGGCCCATGCTAGGTTGGAAAGTCCTAATAACGGTCTTCAAGGGAAGATTGCGATCGCGGTAGAGCCGTCGCTTCAGGCGGGTTCTGTGGGGGATGCGTCATGA
- a CDS encoding ArsR/SmtB family transcription factor: MDLIEVFKALSNPVRLEILKGLKDPVKNFPPQDEGDVHTVGVCVSSIQEGIGLSQSTVSGYLATLQRVGLVEVRRIGQWTYYKRNEANISALAEVIGKEL; the protein is encoded by the coding sequence ATGGACCTGATCGAAGTATTCAAAGCACTCTCAAACCCGGTACGGCTTGAAATCCTGAAAGGCTTGAAAGACCCCGTAAAGAACTTCCCCCCGCAGGACGAGGGCGACGTTCACACGGTGGGCGTGTGTGTGAGCAGTATTCAAGAGGGCATCGGACTCTCGCAATCAACGGTGTCCGGTTATCTTGCAACGCTGCAGCGCGTGGGCCTGGTTGAAGTCAGGCGCATCGGTCAGTGGACCTACTACAAGCGCAACGAAGCCAACATCAGCGCTTTGGCCGAGGTCATAGGGAAAGAGCTGTAA